One Cryptomeria japonica chromosome 9, Sugi_1.0, whole genome shotgun sequence genomic window carries:
- the LOC131052393 gene encoding GDSL esterase/lipase At5g45910 isoform X1, with the protein MEFRSTTTQYWKTIPLFSAVLIIGSCVPLAHAKDNCYNSIYQFGDSLADTGNLILSGPGILSSITELPYGETYFNKSTGRCSNGRLVIDFIAKAFGLSFLPPYLSRLADYSSGVNFAVAGATALDASFFEKRQIPIITNLSLNTQIEWFKDYKKKYCSSTEDCEGHFENSLFVLGEIGGNDLNSPFSLGMSIEKVKVFVPFIIKAIRTALEALIEQNAKLFLVPGNLPIGCSPSYLSAGSINSSADCDDIGCLIKFNNFSQSNNHLLRIMLQDVQRDHPDVSIVYADYYSAAIRILRNPKKYGLQKNVLRVCCGKGGKYNYSPPLNCDRNATLCSNPKQYFNWDGVHLTETAYKAIAHMLINGKFTSPPLNMVNKNCRNPERI; encoded by the exons ATGGAATTCAGAAGCACCACTACGCAGTATTGGAAAACTATTCCTTTGTTTTCAGCTGTCCTCATAATTGGCAGCTGTGTTCCTTTAGCTCATGCAAAGGATAACTGCTATAATTCAATATACCAATTTGGGGACTCGTTAGCTGATACAGGGAATTTAATTCTCTCTGGTCCTGGTATATTAAGCTCAATCACAGAGCTTCCCTATGGAGAGACCTATTTTAACAAGTCCACAGGCCGTTGCTCTAATGGAAGACTTGTTATTGATTTTATTG CAAAAGCATTTGGGCTGTCTTTCTTGCCTCCATACTTGAGCAGGCTTGCAGACTACAGTTCTGGTGTGAATTTTGCTGTTGCTGGTGCCACAGCTCTGGATGCCTCTTTCTTTGAAAAGAGGCAAATACCCATCATTACAAATTTGAGCCTAAACACTCAGATCGAATGGTTCAAGGATTATAAGAAAAAGTACTGTTCTAGCACAGAAG ATTGTGAGGGGCATTTTGAGAATTCATTATTTGTCCTTGGAGAGATTGGTGGAAATGATTTAAATTCTCCTTTCAGTCTGGGGATGTCCATAGAGAAGGTCAAAGTTTTTGTACCTTTTATCATCAAAGCTATTAGAACAGCCCTTGAG GCATTGATTGAACAAAATGCAAAGCTGTTCTTGGTTCCAGGCAATTTGCCTATTGGATGTTCACCTTCCTATTTATCAGCAGGCTCAATCAATTCTTCAGCAGATTGTGATGATATTGGCTGTCTGATCAAATTTAACAATTTTTCTCAAAGTAACAACCATCTTTTGAGAATTATGTTACAAGATGTGCAGAGAGATCATCCAGATGTTTCAATTGTATACGCAGATTATTATTCAGCTGCCATAAGAATTTTAAGAAATCCTAAGAAATATG GATTGCAGAAAAATGTCTTAAGGGTATGCTGTGGAAAAGGTGGAAAATATAATTACTCTCCACCTTTAAATTGTGATAGAAATGCTACTTTGTGTTCTAATCCCAAACAATATTTCAACTGGGATGGTGTTCATCTTACAGAAACTGCATACAAAGCGATAGCCCACATGTTGATTAATGGCAAGTTCACCTCTCCACCTTTGAATATGGTAAACAAAAATTGCAGAAATCCAGAAAGAATCTAA
- the LOC131052393 gene encoding GDSL esterase/lipase At5g45910 isoform X2, whose translation MEFRSTTTQYWKTIPLFSAVLIIGSCVPLAHAKDNCYNSIYQFGDSLADTGNLILSGPGILSSITELPYGETYFNKSTGRCSNGRLVIDFIAKAFGLSFLPPYLSRLADYSSGVNFAVAGATALDASFFEKRQIPIITNLSLNTQIEWFKDYKKKYCSSTEDCEGHFENSLFVLGEIGGNDLNSPFSLGMSIEKALIEQNAKLFLVPGNLPIGCSPSYLSAGSINSSADCDDIGCLIKFNNFSQSNNHLLRIMLQDVQRDHPDVSIVYADYYSAAIRILRNPKKYGLQKNVLRVCCGKGGKYNYSPPLNCDRNATLCSNPKQYFNWDGVHLTETAYKAIAHMLINGKFTSPPLNMVNKNCRNPERI comes from the exons ATGGAATTCAGAAGCACCACTACGCAGTATTGGAAAACTATTCCTTTGTTTTCAGCTGTCCTCATAATTGGCAGCTGTGTTCCTTTAGCTCATGCAAAGGATAACTGCTATAATTCAATATACCAATTTGGGGACTCGTTAGCTGATACAGGGAATTTAATTCTCTCTGGTCCTGGTATATTAAGCTCAATCACAGAGCTTCCCTATGGAGAGACCTATTTTAACAAGTCCACAGGCCGTTGCTCTAATGGAAGACTTGTTATTGATTTTATTG CAAAAGCATTTGGGCTGTCTTTCTTGCCTCCATACTTGAGCAGGCTTGCAGACTACAGTTCTGGTGTGAATTTTGCTGTTGCTGGTGCCACAGCTCTGGATGCCTCTTTCTTTGAAAAGAGGCAAATACCCATCATTACAAATTTGAGCCTAAACACTCAGATCGAATGGTTCAAGGATTATAAGAAAAAGTACTGTTCTAGCACAGAAG ATTGTGAGGGGCATTTTGAGAATTCATTATTTGTCCTTGGAGAGATTGGTGGAAATGATTTAAATTCTCCTTTCAGTCTGGGGATGTCCATAGAGAAG GCATTGATTGAACAAAATGCAAAGCTGTTCTTGGTTCCAGGCAATTTGCCTATTGGATGTTCACCTTCCTATTTATCAGCAGGCTCAATCAATTCTTCAGCAGATTGTGATGATATTGGCTGTCTGATCAAATTTAACAATTTTTCTCAAAGTAACAACCATCTTTTGAGAATTATGTTACAAGATGTGCAGAGAGATCATCCAGATGTTTCAATTGTATACGCAGATTATTATTCAGCTGCCATAAGAATTTTAAGAAATCCTAAGAAATATG GATTGCAGAAAAATGTCTTAAGGGTATGCTGTGGAAAAGGTGGAAAATATAATTACTCTCCACCTTTAAATTGTGATAGAAATGCTACTTTGTGTTCTAATCCCAAACAATATTTCAACTGGGATGGTGTTCATCTTACAGAAACTGCATACAAAGCGATAGCCCACATGTTGATTAATGGCAAGTTCACCTCTCCACCTTTGAATATGGTAAACAAAAATTGCAGAAATCCAGAAAGAATCTAA